Proteins from a genomic interval of Nitrosomonas sp.:
- a CDS encoding DNA translocase FtsK 4TM domain-containing protein yields MSFINKSMAKKPAGSPLPPQISRLLREAIALVLGGIALYLVLIFISFDLTDPGWSRSAVGAQTSNTGGAAGAWLSDLLFYLFGVSAWWWVAFFLAALWWSYRRIDIAHVLDPRTLAVAFTGFFTLLVASSGIESLRFHTLQVSLPLAPGGMLGEVLSRYAAMLLGFTGATLGLVILFAIGLSLFTGLSWVKLSERIGATIEWAGASILAYWDRWRDRRMNRVAAIPADPADTLLETFKDQPLAQPTLRIDLPETEIPKPARGNKEKTRLPLFDTADSPLPPLALLDEPEKQVLLLSSDMLESNSRLIERKLKEFGVEVKVVAAYPGPVITRYEIEPAVGVKGSQIVNLVRDLARAFTVASIRVVETIPGKSTMGMEIPNPKRQIVRLHEILASRVYADHASPLTIALGKDISGKPVVSDLARMPHALVAGTTGSGKSVAINAVILSLLYKATPEEVRLILIDPKMLELSVYDGIPHLLTPVVTDMRDAANALNWCVSEMERRYKLMSALGVRNLAGYNQKIRDAIKNEAALTNPLSITPESPELLEDMPLIVVVIDELADLMMIVGKKVEKLIARLAQKARAAGIHLLLATQRPSVDVITGLIKANIPTRIAFQVSSKIDSRTILDQMGAEALLGQGDMLYLPPGSGHPQRIHGAFVADDEVHKVVEYLKEHGEACYLDDILQAADVEEDAGENSNGGQSGGGETDPLYDEAVSIVIKTRRASISLVQRQLRIGYNRAARLIEEMERAGIVSSMESNGNREVLAPKRDD; encoded by the coding sequence ATGAGTTTCATCAATAAATCGATGGCGAAAAAACCGGCCGGTTCGCCACTTCCGCCCCAAATCAGCCGGTTATTGCGCGAAGCCATTGCGCTGGTGCTGGGCGGGATTGCGCTTTATCTGGTGCTGATTTTTATCAGCTTTGATCTGACCGATCCGGGGTGGTCGCGCAGCGCCGTGGGGGCGCAGACCAGTAATACCGGCGGGGCGGCGGGCGCCTGGTTGTCGGATTTGCTGTTTTATCTGTTTGGCGTCTCCGCCTGGTGGTGGGTGGCGTTCTTTCTGGCGGCGCTCTGGTGGAGTTACCGCCGTATCGATATAGCCCATGTGCTTGATCCCCGCACGCTTGCGGTGGCGTTTACCGGATTTTTCACCCTGCTCGTTGCCAGCAGCGGTATCGAGTCATTGCGCTTTCACACGCTGCAAGTGTCGCTGCCGCTTGCGCCCGGCGGTATGCTCGGTGAGGTGCTCAGCCGCTATGCCGCTATGTTGCTCGGATTTACCGGCGCGACGCTGGGGCTGGTGATTCTGTTCGCTATCGGGTTGAGTCTGTTTACCGGTCTTTCCTGGGTGAAACTGTCGGAACGCATTGGCGCCACAATAGAATGGGCAGGCGCTTCGATTCTGGCTTACTGGGATCGCTGGCGTGACCGGCGCATGAATCGGGTAGCGGCCATTCCGGCTGACCCGGCTGACACTTTGCTGGAAACATTTAAAGATCAGCCCCTCGCCCAGCCCACACTGCGCATTGACCTGCCGGAAACCGAAATCCCAAAACCCGCACGCGGTAATAAGGAAAAAACCCGGTTGCCTTTGTTCGATACGGCTGATTCTCCCCTGCCTCCGCTCGCGCTGCTGGATGAACCCGAAAAACAGGTGCTGTTGCTATCGAGCGACATGCTGGAATCAAACTCACGCCTGATTGAGCGCAAGCTGAAGGAATTTGGCGTGGAGGTAAAAGTGGTGGCCGCTTATCCCGGCCCGGTGATCACCCGTTATGAGATCGAACCGGCAGTGGGCGTCAAGGGGAGCCAGATTGTTAATCTGGTCAGGGATCTGGCGCGCGCGTTCACTGTGGCCAGCATTCGCGTGGTCGAGACCATTCCCGGCAAATCGACGATGGGCATGGAAATCCCCAACCCCAAGCGCCAGATAGTTCGTCTGCATGAGATTCTTGCCTCCCGGGTTTACGCTGACCATGCTTCGCCGCTGACCATTGCGCTGGGCAAGGATATCAGCGGTAAACCGGTGGTTTCCGATCTGGCCAGAATGCCCCATGCCCTGGTTGCCGGTACGACCGGCTCGGGGAAATCGGTCGCCATCAATGCTGTCATTCTGAGTCTGCTCTATAAGGCCACGCCAGAGGAGGTTCGCCTCATCCTGATCGACCCCAAAATGCTGGAGCTGTCCGTCTATGATGGCATTCCGCACCTGCTGACTCCGGTAGTCACCGATATGCGTGATGCCGCTAACGCGCTCAATTGGTGTGTTAGCGAGATGGAGCGCCGCTACAAGCTGATGTCGGCATTGGGTGTGCGTAACCTTGCGGGCTATAACCAGAAAATACGGGATGCCATCAAAAATGAAGCCGCGCTGACCAATCCGTTAAGCATCACGCCGGAATCGCCGGAATTGCTGGAAGACATGCCGCTGATCGTGGTGGTCATCGATGAGCTCGCCGATTTGATGATGATCGTCGGCAAAAAGGTCGAGAAACTGATCGCCCGGCTGGCGCAGAAAGCGCGCGCGGCAGGCATTCATCTGCTGCTGGCCACGCAACGCCCCTCCGTGGATGTCATCACCGGTCTCATCAAGGCAAATATTCCGACCCGGATCGCCTTTCAGGTTTCCAGCAAGATCGATTCGCGCACCATTCTCGACCAGATGGGCGCGGAAGCCCTGCTGGGACAGGGAGACATGCTGTATCTGCCGCCTGGCAGCGGCCACCCGCAACGTATTCACGGCGCTTTTGTCGCCGATGATGAAGTGCATAAGGTGGTCGAATATCTCAAGGAGCATGGCGAAGCCTGTTACCTCGACGATATCCTGCAGGCAGCCGATGTGGAAGAAGATGCAGGCGAGAACAGTAACGGTGGTCAGTCCGGCGGAGGAGAAACTGATCCTTTGTACGATGAGGCGGTCAGCATCGTCATCAAGACCCGCCGCGCTTCAATCTCGCTGGTGCAGCGCCAGTTGCGCATCGGCTACAACCGCGCTGCCAGGCTGATTGAAGAAATGGAACGCGCCGGTATCGTTTCCAGCATGGAGAGTAACGGCAACCGCGAAGTGCTGGCACCGAAACGGGACGACTGA